One segment of Solanum lycopersicum chromosome 1, SLM_r2.1 DNA contains the following:
- the LOC101252827 gene encoding uncharacterized protein isoform X1, producing MKKSNFSSPLPQKSMNNSRQQLFDSLTSHISLYNSQKPPFPNHNPNPRSSLIKWFSSLSIPQRQAHLTIVHSNFVQILLQMLGKLQSNGHGFFFILPDMPSDGSDLPSVCFRKSHGLLARVAESNESERRVRQSVRIFNSKEGEGENGVSGLLDFVDALTVSEEFVGNVDTFVNAMDGVTNRKFLRGEESGLSSEWVELGWLKEKGYYSIEAFVANRLEVALRLAWLNHNNGKKRGVKLKDKVNSVGVGANAFWRKKGCVDWWGKLDEATRVKILRNGLGKAAKSLITDTLKGARGVSADKTWLCSSTLEQPLRGNPTLSDRRNFMNLSVSDARVAKKSMHHASVFGVSCSFNQLLDCLFMLEDISTVLLACPHSVCEPPDSEKLFFSSFESVNTLSDCILRKLRGLLMIISLDCTKYELLEDENLNSLPKQNKEILGASNRKKKGKNRKVKKSNSLPKPKTDGLRPAKSTEDKGDTSMRCDNVYNSSSTGLVDKFCGDNVHSSLPSGSVNREQQKDHVKESLPSLIDMGEGPDNQTVRSASRKKRKERNKIKNPSLITSGEDGKCPKRNSQKSFISVNSRGRDPSSDCVTLIDSVVQSGSKDSCIDNEKREPEMSILSRSSRDSGSAGSFEGYRNPCLTDHLPKEGVMENGTVAVAVETTNREGDSAISSVMPAIESGRTLSNGKEFKKLNRAGFLEQKIEVGDANTNLTSLQEKGSVDVYDTGPMNSPSYVSYEWPSVAPVHLPCGDSHLPRATDRLHLDVSRNWKSHFRHSFLRNVRHVRNSSIETGCPGIISGPLPMSLDWPPMVRSINRLAAPSVTCNYDAGFISRRTSFQQDIAAQSMHCNVVSTEDERVYSGDLMDFSDLANSHEVGEDHDYHWMSEEELEVHAVSGVDYNQYFGGGVMYWNPSDHLGTNFSRPPSLSSDDSSWAWRDADMNRAVDDMVAFSSSYSTNGLTSPSGASFCSPFDALGSGHQAVGYVIPGSEITSKVLQSSSSADLVTVENASGSLSSLPAEVEAKSVDSLAYPILRPIVIPSMSRERSRSDFKRSHDHKSPCVPPSRREQPRIKRPPSPVVLCVPRAPHPPPPSPVGDSRRHRGFPTVRSGSSSPRQWGVKGWFHDGINFEEACIRMDGSEVVWPAWRSKSLSAHQLTQPLPGALLQDRLIAISQLTRDQEHPDVAFPLQPPETLNSTAKKACLSMIHSRLHNEIENFCKQVASENLIRKPYINWAVKRVARSLQVLWPRSRTNIFGSNATGLSLPSSDVDLVVSLPPVRNLEPIKEAGILEGRNGIKETCLQHAARYLANQEWVKNDSLKIVENTAIPIIMLVVEVPHDLISSSLSNLQTPKAEPTELTVEEGNTFQADSTCSDSSSSPQWSKMNECVKDVKAVRLDISFKSPSHTGLQTTELVKELTEQFPATTPLALVLKQFLADRSLDQSYSGGLSSYCLVLLITRFLQHEHHHSRPIDQNLGSLLMDFFYFFGNVFDPRQIRVSIQGSGLYINRERGCSIDPICIDDPLYPTNNVGRNCFRIHQCIKAFADAYSILENEIASLPCNDESNSVPQVKLLPRIVPSIEVSEVS from the exons atgaaaaaatcgaACTTTAGTTCGCCTTTGCCCCAAAAATCTATGAACAATTCAAGACAGCAGCTTTTTGATTCCCTCACATCTCACATTTCTCTCTACAATTCACAAAAACCTCCATTTCCTAAtcataaccctaaccctagatCATCGCTGATCAAATGGTTCTCTTCCCTTTCGATTCCTCAACGCCAAGCTCATCTCACAATTGTTCACTCGAATTTCGTTCAAATCCTGTTGCAAATGCTTGGTAAACTTCAATCCAATGGTCATGGGTTTTTCTTCATCCTACCTGACATGCCTTCAGATGGTTCTGATCTTCCAAGCGTTTGTTTCAGGAAGTCTCATGGGTTATTAGCTCGAGTTGCGGAGTCCAATGAGTCAGAAAGGCGAGTTCGTCAGTCTGTACGGATTTTCAACTCGAAAGAAGGAGAAGGGGAAAATGGGGTTTCGGGTTTGTTGGATTTTGTTGATGCTTTGACTGTAAGTGAGGAATTTGTTGGAAATGTGGATACTTTTGTGAATGCAATGGATGGTGTTACGAATAGGAAGTTTTTGAGAGGGGAAGAAAGTGGGTTGAGCTCAGAATGGGTGGAATTGGGGTGGTTGAAAGAGAAGGGTTATTATAGCATCGAGGCTTTTGTGGCGAATAGGTTGGAGGTGGCGTTACGATTGGCATGGTTGAATCATAATAATGGGAAAAAGAGAGGTGTAAAGCTGAAAGATAAGGTGAATTCTGTAGGTGTAGGGGCAAATGCATTTTGGAGGAAGAAAGGGTGTGTAGACTGGTGGGGTAAGTTAGATGAGGCAACAAGGGTCAAGATTCTTCGTAATGGCTTAGGGAAGGCAGCAAAATCACTG ATTACTGACACTTTGAAAGGGGCAAGAGGTGTTTCAGCGGATAAAACTTGGCTATGCAGTTCAACACTAGAACAACCTCTGAGGGGTAATCCTACTTTGTCTGATCGAAGAAACTTTATGAATCTCAGTGTGTCAGATGCAAGAGTTGCAAAAAAGAGCATGCATCATGCATCAGTGTTTGGAGTCTCGTGTTCATTCAACCAGTTACTTGATTGTTTGTTTATGCTTGAGGATATCTCCACTGTGCTGTTGGCATGTCCACATTCTGTTTGCGAGCCTCCTGATAGTGAAAAATTATTCTTTAGTTCATTTGAATCTGTTAATACTCTTTCTGATtgtatattaagaaaattacgGGGGTTACTCATGATTATTTCTCTTGACTGTACAAAGTATGAGCTACTAGAGGACGAAAACTTGAATTCCTTACCAAAGCAAAACAAAGAGATACTTGGTGCTTCGAACCgtaagaaaaaagggaaaaaccGTAAGGTGAAGAAATCAAATTCTTTGCCAAAACCTAAAACAGATGGTTTGAGGCCTGCTAAAAGCACTGAG GACAAGGGAGACACATCCATGCGTTGTGATAATGTATATAATAGTTCGTCTACTGGTTTGGTCGATAAATTTTGTGGCGATAATGTACATAGTAGTTTGCCCAGTGGATCGGTCAACAGAGAACAGCAGAAGGATCATGTTAAAGAGAGTCTTCCATCTTTGATCGATATG GGTGAAGGACCAGATAATCAAACTGTTAGAAGTGCTTCaaggaagaaaaggaaagaaagaaacaagatTAAGAACCCTAGCTTGATAACTTCTGGGGAAGATGGTAAATGTCCGAAAAGAAATTCTCAGAAGTCCTTTATTTCTGTCAACTCCCGAGGTAGGGATCCAAGTTCTGATTGTGTCACTTTAATAGATTCGGTTGTTCAAAGCGGATCAAAAGATTCTTGTATTGACAATGAGAAACGTGAACCAGAAATGAGCATTCTGAGTCGAAGCAGTAGGGATTCTGGTTCTGCTGGTTCTTTTGAAGGTTACAGGAATCCTTGTTTGACAGACCATTTGCCCAAAGAGGGAGTGATGGAAAATGGAACGGTAGCTGTTGCAGTGGAAACTACCAATAGGGAAGGCGATTCTGCTATATCTTCTGTAATGCCTGCGATTGAATCTGGACGCACTCTTTCAAACGGCAAGGAGTTCAAAAAATTGAACAGAGCAGGTTTTCTTGAGCAGAAAATTGAAGTTGGTGATGCCAACACAAATTTGACCTCGTTACAGGAGAAAGGAAGTGTTGATGTTTATGATACAGGGCCGATGAATTCTCCATCTTATGTTTCGTATGAGTGGCCCAGTGTAGCTCCTGTTCATCTTCCATGCGGTGATTCACATCTCCCACGGGCTACTGATAGATTGCACCTTGATGTCAGTCGCAACTGGAAAAGTCATTTTCGTCATTCTTTTCTACGCAACGTACGCCATGTAAGAAATTCTTCAATTGAAACAGGATGCCCTGGAATCATATCTGGACCTTTGCCAATGAGTTTAGATTGGCCCCCAATGGTGCGCAGTATCAATAGACTAGCTGCTCCATCAGTTACATGCAATTATGATGCTGGGTTTATATCTAGGAGAACGTCTTTCCAGCAAGATATAGCAGCTCAAAGCATGCACTGCAATGTGGTGAGTACTGAGGATGAAAGGGTGTATTCTGGTGACTTAATGGACTTCTCCGATCTTGCAAATTCACATGAAGTGGGTGAAGACCATGATTATCACTGGATGTCTGAAGAAGAGTTAGAGGTACATGCTGTTTCCGGGGTGGACTATAATCAGTACTTTGGAGGTGGTGTTATGTATTGGAATCCTTCTGATCATCTTGGTACTAATTTTTCACGTCCTCCCTCTCTTAGCTCGGATGATAGCTCATGGGCATGGAGGGACGCAGACATGAATAGGGCAGTTGATGATATGGTTGCCTTCTCTTCTTCCTACAGTACAAATGGTTTGACTTCTCCTTCTGGTGCTTCCTTTTGCTCTCCATTCGATGCTTTAGGTTCAGGACATCAGGCTGTTGGTTATGTTATACCAGGAAGTGAGATTACCAGCAAGGTTCTGCAGTCATCATCATCAGCAGATCTAGTGACAGTAGAGAATGCTTCAGGATCCTTGTCCAGTTTGCCCGCTGAAGTTGAAGCAAAGTCTGTGGATTCACTCGCATACCCCATTTTACGACCCATTGTCATTCCCAGTATGTCTCGGGAGAGATCAAGATCAGATTTTAAGCGCAGTCATGATCATAAAAGTCCTTGTGTTCCTCCCAGTAGGCGGGAGCAACCTAGGATCAAGAGGCCTCCATCACCTGTTGTCCTCTGTGTTCCACGTGCTCCTCATCCGCCTCCTCCTTCTCCAGTTGGTGATTCTAGAAGGCACAGAGGTTTTCCAACAGTTCGGTCTGGTAGCTCCAGCCCTAGGCAGTGGGGTGTCAAAGGTTGGTTCCATGATGGAATTAATTTTGAAGAAGCCTGTATACGCATGGATGGTAGTGAAGTAGTTTGGCCTGCTTGGAGGAGTAAAAGTCTCTCAGCCCATCAGTTAACGCAACCTCTACCTGGAGCTTTGCTGCAGGACCGCCTAATCGCAATTTCACAGTTAACTCGCGATCAAGAACAT cCAGATGTTGCGTTCCCACTTCAACCTCCCGAAACGCTGAACTCTACTGCAAAGAAGGCATGTCTCTCAATGATCCATAGTCGCCTTCACAATGAAATTGAGAACTTCTGTAAACAG GTTGCCTCTGAGAATCTGATCAGGAAGCCTTACATTAATTGGGCTGTAAAGCGCGTTGCACGTTCTCTACAAGTATTATGGCCTAGATCGCGTACAAACATTTTTGGTTCAAACGCTACTGGGTTGTCACTCCCATCGAGTGATGTGGACCTTGTGGTCTCTCTTCCTCCTGTGAGGAATCTG GAACCAATTAAAGAAGCTGGGATCTTAGAGGGGCGAAATGGGATCAAAGAAACATGCCTTCAG CATGCAGCTAGATATCTGGCTAACCAGGAGTGGGTAAAAAATGATTCTCTGAAGATCGTGGAAAATACTGCT ATACCAATTATAATGCTTGTGGTGGAAGTTCCACATGACCTCATTTCGTCGTCTCTATCAAATTTACAAACACCAAAAGCTGAACCAACTGAGTTGACTGTTGAAGAAGGCAATACTTTTCAGGCTGATTCGACTTGTTCGGATTCCTCATCTTCACCACAGTGGTCTAAGATGAATGAATGTGTGAAGGATGTAAAAGCAGTTCGACTTGATATTAGTTTCAAATCGCCTTCTCATACAGGATTACAGACCACAGAGCTG GTAAAAGAGCTCACAGAACAGTTTCCTGCTACCACACCTCTTGCTTTGGTGCTAAAACAGTTCCTAGCAGATCGCAGTCTTGACCAGTCATATTCAGGCGGTTTAAGTTCATATTGTCTA GTACTATTGATCACACGGTTTTTGCAGCATGAACATCATCACAGTCGACCAATTGATCAA AACTTGGGGAGCCTCCTGATGGACTTTTTCTACTTCTTTGG GAATGTGTTTGATCCTCGTCAAATACGTGTCTCAATACAGGGAAGCGGCTTATACATAAATAGAGAACGAGGGTGCAG CATTGATCCAATTTGCATTGATGATCCTCTGTACCCAACCAATAATGTGGGGCGGAACTGCTTTCGCATACACCAATGCATCAAG GCATTTGCGGATGCTTATTCCATTTTGGAAAATGAGATAGCTTCTCTTCCATGCAACGATGAATCTAATTCAGTGCCTCAAGTTAAGCTACTCCCAAGAATTGTTCCAAGCATTGAGGTTTCTGAGGTATCTTAA
- the LOC101252827 gene encoding uncharacterized protein isoform X2, translated as MKKSNFSSPLPQKSMNNSRQQLFDSLTSHISLYNSQKPPFPNHNPNPRSSLIKWFSSLSIPQRQAHLTIVHSNFVQILLQMLGKLQSNGHGFFFILPDMPSDGSDLPSVCFRKSHGLLARVAESNESERRVRQSVRIFNSKEGEGENGVSGLLDFVDALTVSEEFVGNVDTFVNAMDGVTNRKFLRGEESGLSSEWVELGWLKEKGYYSIEAFVANRLEVALRLAWLNHNNGKKRGVKLKDKVNSVGVGANAFWRKKGCVDWWGKLDEATRVKILRNGLGKAAKSLITDTLKGARGVSADKTWLCSSTLEQPLRGNPTLSDRRNFMNLSVSDARVAKKSMHHASVFGVSCSFNQLLDCLFMLEDISTVLLACPHSVCEPPDSEKLFFSSFESVNTLSDCILRKLRGLLMIISLDCTKYELLEDENLNSLPKQNKEILGASNRKKKGKNRKVKKSNSLPKPKTDGLRPAKSTEDKGDTSMRCDNVYNSSSTGLVDKFCGDNVHSSLPSGSVNREQQKDHVKESLPSLIDMGEGPDNQTVRSASRKKRKERNKIKNPSLITSGEDGKCPKRNSQKSFISVNSRGRDPSSDCVTLIDSVVQSGSKDSCIDNEKREPEMSILSRSSRDSGSAGSFEGYRNPCLTDHLPKEGVMENGTVAVAVETTNREGDSAISSVMPAIESGRTLSNGKEFKKLNRAGFLEQKIEVGDANTNLTSLQEKGSVDVYDTGPMNSPSYVSYEWPSVAPVHLPCGDSHLPRATDRLHLDVSRNWKSHFRHSFLRNVRHVRNSSIETGCPGIISGPLPMSLDWPPMVRSINRLAAPSVTCNYDAGFISRRTSFQQDIAAQSMHCNVVSTEDERVYSGDLMDFSDLANSHEVGEDHDYHWMSEEELEVHAVSGVDYNQYFGGGVMYWNPSDHLGTNFSRPPSLSSDDSSWAWRDADMNRAVDDMVAFSSSYSTNGLTSPSGASFCSPFDALGSGHQAVGYVIPGSEITSKVLQSSSSADLVTVENASGSLSSLPAEVEAKSVDSLAYPILRPIVIPSMSRERSRSDFKRSHDHKSPCVPPSRREQPRIKRPPSPVVLCVPRAPHPPPPSPVGDSRRHRGFPTVRSGSSSPRQWGVKGWFHDGINFEEACIRMDGSEVVWPAWRSKSLSAHQLTQPLPGALLQDRLIAISQLTRDQEHPDVAFPLQPPETLNSTAKKACLSMIHSRLHNEIENFCKQVASENLIRKPYINWAVKRVARSLQVLWPRSRTNIFGSNATGLSLPSSDVDLVVSLPPVRNLEPIKEAGILEGRNGIKETCLQIPIIMLVVEVPHDLISSSLSNLQTPKAEPTELTVEEGNTFQADSTCSDSSSSPQWSKMNECVKDVKAVRLDISFKSPSHTGLQTTELVKELTEQFPATTPLALVLKQFLADRSLDQSYSGGLSSYCLVLLITRFLQHEHHHSRPIDQNLGSLLMDFFYFFGNVFDPRQIRVSIQGSGLYINRERGCSIDPICIDDPLYPTNNVGRNCFRIHQCIKAFADAYSILENEIASLPCNDESNSVPQVKLLPRIVPSIEVSEVS; from the exons atgaaaaaatcgaACTTTAGTTCGCCTTTGCCCCAAAAATCTATGAACAATTCAAGACAGCAGCTTTTTGATTCCCTCACATCTCACATTTCTCTCTACAATTCACAAAAACCTCCATTTCCTAAtcataaccctaaccctagatCATCGCTGATCAAATGGTTCTCTTCCCTTTCGATTCCTCAACGCCAAGCTCATCTCACAATTGTTCACTCGAATTTCGTTCAAATCCTGTTGCAAATGCTTGGTAAACTTCAATCCAATGGTCATGGGTTTTTCTTCATCCTACCTGACATGCCTTCAGATGGTTCTGATCTTCCAAGCGTTTGTTTCAGGAAGTCTCATGGGTTATTAGCTCGAGTTGCGGAGTCCAATGAGTCAGAAAGGCGAGTTCGTCAGTCTGTACGGATTTTCAACTCGAAAGAAGGAGAAGGGGAAAATGGGGTTTCGGGTTTGTTGGATTTTGTTGATGCTTTGACTGTAAGTGAGGAATTTGTTGGAAATGTGGATACTTTTGTGAATGCAATGGATGGTGTTACGAATAGGAAGTTTTTGAGAGGGGAAGAAAGTGGGTTGAGCTCAGAATGGGTGGAATTGGGGTGGTTGAAAGAGAAGGGTTATTATAGCATCGAGGCTTTTGTGGCGAATAGGTTGGAGGTGGCGTTACGATTGGCATGGTTGAATCATAATAATGGGAAAAAGAGAGGTGTAAAGCTGAAAGATAAGGTGAATTCTGTAGGTGTAGGGGCAAATGCATTTTGGAGGAAGAAAGGGTGTGTAGACTGGTGGGGTAAGTTAGATGAGGCAACAAGGGTCAAGATTCTTCGTAATGGCTTAGGGAAGGCAGCAAAATCACTG ATTACTGACACTTTGAAAGGGGCAAGAGGTGTTTCAGCGGATAAAACTTGGCTATGCAGTTCAACACTAGAACAACCTCTGAGGGGTAATCCTACTTTGTCTGATCGAAGAAACTTTATGAATCTCAGTGTGTCAGATGCAAGAGTTGCAAAAAAGAGCATGCATCATGCATCAGTGTTTGGAGTCTCGTGTTCATTCAACCAGTTACTTGATTGTTTGTTTATGCTTGAGGATATCTCCACTGTGCTGTTGGCATGTCCACATTCTGTTTGCGAGCCTCCTGATAGTGAAAAATTATTCTTTAGTTCATTTGAATCTGTTAATACTCTTTCTGATtgtatattaagaaaattacgGGGGTTACTCATGATTATTTCTCTTGACTGTACAAAGTATGAGCTACTAGAGGACGAAAACTTGAATTCCTTACCAAAGCAAAACAAAGAGATACTTGGTGCTTCGAACCgtaagaaaaaagggaaaaaccGTAAGGTGAAGAAATCAAATTCTTTGCCAAAACCTAAAACAGATGGTTTGAGGCCTGCTAAAAGCACTGAG GACAAGGGAGACACATCCATGCGTTGTGATAATGTATATAATAGTTCGTCTACTGGTTTGGTCGATAAATTTTGTGGCGATAATGTACATAGTAGTTTGCCCAGTGGATCGGTCAACAGAGAACAGCAGAAGGATCATGTTAAAGAGAGTCTTCCATCTTTGATCGATATG GGTGAAGGACCAGATAATCAAACTGTTAGAAGTGCTTCaaggaagaaaaggaaagaaagaaacaagatTAAGAACCCTAGCTTGATAACTTCTGGGGAAGATGGTAAATGTCCGAAAAGAAATTCTCAGAAGTCCTTTATTTCTGTCAACTCCCGAGGTAGGGATCCAAGTTCTGATTGTGTCACTTTAATAGATTCGGTTGTTCAAAGCGGATCAAAAGATTCTTGTATTGACAATGAGAAACGTGAACCAGAAATGAGCATTCTGAGTCGAAGCAGTAGGGATTCTGGTTCTGCTGGTTCTTTTGAAGGTTACAGGAATCCTTGTTTGACAGACCATTTGCCCAAAGAGGGAGTGATGGAAAATGGAACGGTAGCTGTTGCAGTGGAAACTACCAATAGGGAAGGCGATTCTGCTATATCTTCTGTAATGCCTGCGATTGAATCTGGACGCACTCTTTCAAACGGCAAGGAGTTCAAAAAATTGAACAGAGCAGGTTTTCTTGAGCAGAAAATTGAAGTTGGTGATGCCAACACAAATTTGACCTCGTTACAGGAGAAAGGAAGTGTTGATGTTTATGATACAGGGCCGATGAATTCTCCATCTTATGTTTCGTATGAGTGGCCCAGTGTAGCTCCTGTTCATCTTCCATGCGGTGATTCACATCTCCCACGGGCTACTGATAGATTGCACCTTGATGTCAGTCGCAACTGGAAAAGTCATTTTCGTCATTCTTTTCTACGCAACGTACGCCATGTAAGAAATTCTTCAATTGAAACAGGATGCCCTGGAATCATATCTGGACCTTTGCCAATGAGTTTAGATTGGCCCCCAATGGTGCGCAGTATCAATAGACTAGCTGCTCCATCAGTTACATGCAATTATGATGCTGGGTTTATATCTAGGAGAACGTCTTTCCAGCAAGATATAGCAGCTCAAAGCATGCACTGCAATGTGGTGAGTACTGAGGATGAAAGGGTGTATTCTGGTGACTTAATGGACTTCTCCGATCTTGCAAATTCACATGAAGTGGGTGAAGACCATGATTATCACTGGATGTCTGAAGAAGAGTTAGAGGTACATGCTGTTTCCGGGGTGGACTATAATCAGTACTTTGGAGGTGGTGTTATGTATTGGAATCCTTCTGATCATCTTGGTACTAATTTTTCACGTCCTCCCTCTCTTAGCTCGGATGATAGCTCATGGGCATGGAGGGACGCAGACATGAATAGGGCAGTTGATGATATGGTTGCCTTCTCTTCTTCCTACAGTACAAATGGTTTGACTTCTCCTTCTGGTGCTTCCTTTTGCTCTCCATTCGATGCTTTAGGTTCAGGACATCAGGCTGTTGGTTATGTTATACCAGGAAGTGAGATTACCAGCAAGGTTCTGCAGTCATCATCATCAGCAGATCTAGTGACAGTAGAGAATGCTTCAGGATCCTTGTCCAGTTTGCCCGCTGAAGTTGAAGCAAAGTCTGTGGATTCACTCGCATACCCCATTTTACGACCCATTGTCATTCCCAGTATGTCTCGGGAGAGATCAAGATCAGATTTTAAGCGCAGTCATGATCATAAAAGTCCTTGTGTTCCTCCCAGTAGGCGGGAGCAACCTAGGATCAAGAGGCCTCCATCACCTGTTGTCCTCTGTGTTCCACGTGCTCCTCATCCGCCTCCTCCTTCTCCAGTTGGTGATTCTAGAAGGCACAGAGGTTTTCCAACAGTTCGGTCTGGTAGCTCCAGCCCTAGGCAGTGGGGTGTCAAAGGTTGGTTCCATGATGGAATTAATTTTGAAGAAGCCTGTATACGCATGGATGGTAGTGAAGTAGTTTGGCCTGCTTGGAGGAGTAAAAGTCTCTCAGCCCATCAGTTAACGCAACCTCTACCTGGAGCTTTGCTGCAGGACCGCCTAATCGCAATTTCACAGTTAACTCGCGATCAAGAACAT cCAGATGTTGCGTTCCCACTTCAACCTCCCGAAACGCTGAACTCTACTGCAAAGAAGGCATGTCTCTCAATGATCCATAGTCGCCTTCACAATGAAATTGAGAACTTCTGTAAACAG GTTGCCTCTGAGAATCTGATCAGGAAGCCTTACATTAATTGGGCTGTAAAGCGCGTTGCACGTTCTCTACAAGTATTATGGCCTAGATCGCGTACAAACATTTTTGGTTCAAACGCTACTGGGTTGTCACTCCCATCGAGTGATGTGGACCTTGTGGTCTCTCTTCCTCCTGTGAGGAATCTG GAACCAATTAAAGAAGCTGGGATCTTAGAGGGGCGAAATGGGATCAAAGAAACATGCCTTCAG ATACCAATTATAATGCTTGTGGTGGAAGTTCCACATGACCTCATTTCGTCGTCTCTATCAAATTTACAAACACCAAAAGCTGAACCAACTGAGTTGACTGTTGAAGAAGGCAATACTTTTCAGGCTGATTCGACTTGTTCGGATTCCTCATCTTCACCACAGTGGTCTAAGATGAATGAATGTGTGAAGGATGTAAAAGCAGTTCGACTTGATATTAGTTTCAAATCGCCTTCTCATACAGGATTACAGACCACAGAGCTG GTAAAAGAGCTCACAGAACAGTTTCCTGCTACCACACCTCTTGCTTTGGTGCTAAAACAGTTCCTAGCAGATCGCAGTCTTGACCAGTCATATTCAGGCGGTTTAAGTTCATATTGTCTA GTACTATTGATCACACGGTTTTTGCAGCATGAACATCATCACAGTCGACCAATTGATCAA AACTTGGGGAGCCTCCTGATGGACTTTTTCTACTTCTTTGG GAATGTGTTTGATCCTCGTCAAATACGTGTCTCAATACAGGGAAGCGGCTTATACATAAATAGAGAACGAGGGTGCAG CATTGATCCAATTTGCATTGATGATCCTCTGTACCCAACCAATAATGTGGGGCGGAACTGCTTTCGCATACACCAATGCATCAAG GCATTTGCGGATGCTTATTCCATTTTGGAAAATGAGATAGCTTCTCTTCCATGCAACGATGAATCTAATTCAGTGCCTCAAGTTAAGCTACTCCCAAGAATTGTTCCAAGCATTGAGGTTTCTGAGGTATCTTAA